One Carya illinoinensis cultivar Pawnee chromosome 5, C.illinoinensisPawnee_v1, whole genome shotgun sequence genomic window, catattcaaatttaaaaagattcacatgtcaaagacaacatcattcactttttcaaaaaattcaaataaaaggttcttctttttcaattgtcaaagacaacatcattcactttttcaaagaattcaaataaaaggttcttctttctcaattgtcaaagacaacatcattcactttttcaaaaaaatcaaacctaatattttacttttggcatatgacaaaatgagcacactttcattttcaaaaaattcaaacctaatcttttactttttgtataagtctaaaaaagcatcaatcacttttgaaaatattcaaataaaacatgcacatgtgaaagatgacaatcaatcatctttaatattttcaaagttcaaccctttaatcaaggcatgcacatgcaaaagatgacaatcaatcatctttcaaaattttcaaatttaattttcaaaaatattcatgcacatgtggaaaatgtattttaatgctttatgataaaatattaattttgagcattaatcctaatttcgaattttgaagagatttacaacattactctataattttaatgtgaacttgttcccttcttgctcatgcttgtttccttgatgtgcttgactccattatgtagacaacttgagcttgagacttctttattctttgaattcatttgttatcatcaaaatccatgtgtagatttataatcacatgaaacttgaaatcttgagttcaacaaataCCGAATCTATGCATCAacatacattttttaaatttattttttaacatcaatAACATGAAGTACaggaataaattaatttatgggacgtaaaatatataataaactatatgTCAGCCTGACCAGTGGCCACCACAGATTTCCAAGTTCATACATTTATATTCCCCCATGCCTATGCACTTAAAATTAGTAAATCTTTTAGTATACTTTAAtcttgaaaaaaggaaaaggaaaagaacaacACTAGCTACTAGCAGCTGCTGCTGGGTGTACGTTCTAATCTGTAatgaacatatataataatgcaTGCTGGAAAAGTATGCAAAGTGTCAGTTTACATGCAGATGCCCGGATCTCAATTATTCTGCTCTATCCATTTTGGCTCCAAGGGGTTCAAAACATTTTTGGACCAAATGAGTACAAAGAATATGCGTGGATATGATATATTCTCCATCTTTTATGCTGGCATGCACGCAACCCCCTACTCTTATATACTACACTGTTTGCGAAAGTATCAACAAAAGAGCATCGATTGATGGGAGAAGAGAAtcgaacaaataaataaataaaatcttctttATTTCTTCCAATTTAGCATAGAAAATAGGTAGGAGTTGGGAGCTGTCTACGAGTTAAAATAAAGACAAGCTAGCTGTGTGGACTATTTGATGTAGGAGGACTTGTAagatatgtatttttatttttcattttttccttaagaaaatgagaGGTGGGGGCTATCAGCATTACAACTATATCTAGCATGACTATAGTCTATAAGAGCACATTTCTACTAAGGAATGTTTGGTTTGAACCATAGTTACTATCTCAAGAGTGAGTCCGTTACCACAGCATCTCTAAAATATCTAGTTGGTTTAAAACCCATCTCATGATCTAAAATTCAAGTTTTATTATCACAAGTAGTTTCAACTTATATCTTAACTCGAGCTCATAACTTCGAAATCATGAAATATCAGTTCGTACCAACTAGACTACCACCTTAATGGTTACGCGTAAGATGTGTTAATCACAGAGATTGTTAGCTAGTTTGAACGTTGAACCAAGATTTCACCTAAAACTAAGCTCATTTATCTAAACgtttataaaaaatacttgCTGTCCTCGTTTTCTAGTCAATGAATAGAAACTAATTAAAATGCATTAGCCTGTAAAAGTTTCtcaagtttcaaaatttttcatcaggcaagtatttatttatttatatctttatTGTGGGCACCGAGGAGGAATctctctagctagctagctcccgGCCGGGGCaaagaaaagatgaaagggTAGATGGAGGCAGCAGAAAATGAATGTGAAAGATACATCAGTTCATCAATGTATCcactatatatacacataatgAGCATAATGTGTATTTTGATATACTCCTGCGCCACTCTCACCTGTCACATCAAGGAGTAatgaacaaataaatattttgttgcATAGCGTTGCCACGGCCCATTAACTTGACTTTGTTCCTTCTACGGAAATGTAAGATAAaacaaaccccccccccccggttgTATGTATTCAACTTTACCCGatgaaaaagaatataaatatatatatatatatatatagtgtacaaagaataaaaataaaagaaatgaaaattggaATCATTGTTTTGGTTTGGCTACACAACTAGCAGTCCTTTTTTATGGGCTCTATAAAGTCTCCCAACAAAGCTCAGATTCCTTGCTTCCAGTTCCTTGCTTGGCAGAAAGAGGAaactcctctccctctctctctctctctctctctctctctctctctcgctcgctCCCACGCACACGCACGCAGTATTCAAAATCATCTCGACTTTGAACTTCTTTTTGAGGTTCTCAAGTTGTAACAAAAGCAAGCCTTCAAGATTTGCTAATGAAGATCTGGGCTATGTTTCATCTTCTTCctgcttttcttcttttatcGAGCCTTTCAGAGATTACAAAGGCAAACTTAGAAGGTAAAATAATCttaaatctttatatatatatatatatatatatgctcatcATGTAACTACTGATATTTGATACATGAGTACTTCTCTTTCTGCTATAATATTCTAaatggtttttatggttttaaaatctACAGGGGACGCTCTGTACGCATTGAGGAGAGCTGTGAAGGATCCAAATGGTGTTCTGGCGAGCTGGGATCCGACCTTAGTGGATCCCTGCACTTGGTTCCACGTTACTTGCGACGGTGATAATCGGGTTACCCGACTGTAAACCACTTGTTCCCCTGGCTTTCTGCTTTTTCTATTTCCTTCCCTTTTTATAACGTCTGTTTTGTATCTcgtgtttctttcttttatctGCCTCTTTTGATCAGCTACTTTTGAGTTCAAACCGTAATATTCTCTCAAGTTTTTGCGGAGAGATCGTAATTTTCTCTGCCAAATAAGGAATAAACAGGAACTAAGAAGTGAAAATCTCATCTACTTTAAACGCAGTGTTTAAAAAAATCTCGTAATCTGttgtttgtaatatttatctatataataagtCGATCGGTATAATCTTTTTTCAGTGACCTCGGAAATGCGAAGCTGTCGGGCAACCTGGTTCCAGAGTTGGGGAAGCTTGAGCGTCTTCAGTATCTGTAAGTACAACAATTAATGTCCTCCAATTTTTTACCATCTATAAAATATTCgcagtaaaaagaaaaaaggaaacagTGACAGCGATTAATGTCTGGTGAAGGTTCCATTGGCAACATCagtcaaacaaaaaaaagtaaactATGCAGACATCTTTTGTATTGAGTGAGGTTGAGTAATTGATGGTAGACGGAAACAAAAATGACCGAATGCAGATCTAGAACAGGCTTGGAAGACCTGACATGATACGTACTAGTTTGTAGGCTAATACAGATCAGCTGCGGAAAAGCATTTATCGATGTTACCTACCCTACCAACCAGCCAAGATATAATAGCCCCATCTTGTACCCCGTTGGATTAGGAAACCCTAATGGATCTGGTGTTAAATTCACTGTGGTGGATTATACATGCATGAGGCAAGCCTTGTGTAAATTTTTAATCTGTTCGATCGCTGTCATGCAGGGAATTGTACATGAACAACTTGGCGGGTTCCATACCAGAGGAACTTGGAGGACTGAATAGCCTTGTTAGCTTGGATCTTTATCACAACAACCTCACTGGGTGCATCCCTGGCTCCTTCTCTAAGCTCTCCAATCTCAAATTCCTGTAAGCATTTTTCCTGCCGTCTGATTAATAATTATGCAGGTTGGCCCACTACTACTACTGCTGCTGTGGTACCAACCATAATAAAAGTTAGTTTGTCTTTAGTGTGTGCATTTAAAGACGAACTTAATTCTTTGGTGATCAGTGGTTCACGTAATGTCCATGCATGCAGGCGATTGAACAGCAATAATCTGACTGGAAGAATACCGAGGGAACTTACTAAACTTGGAAACCTCAAGATCCTGTATGTTCTCCATGTAAAATATATGCCTTTAAGtaccctttttctctcttcgTTTCCCCTAATTAATTAACTTTATGGAATTCGTGTAGTGACGTGTCTCACAACGATTTGTGTGGTACATTCCCAACCTCGGGTTCGTTTTCTAAGTTCTCGGAGGAAAGGTAACTCTGATCATTTACTAGTGTTACACATATCTTTAAGAATAAGAGCTctaaattttcaagcttttgaagTTCTAATTTTTCTCAAAGAGTgttttttttgttggttgtttGGATGCAGTTTCAAGAACAATCCAAGACTTGAAGGACCAGAACTGATGGGATTTGTGAGATACGATGTGGGAGGAAGCTGCTAACGAGTAAAGAGAAATAATGCGTTTGCTAAATTGCTAATTCCTTTTGTCTAATGTCTCTTTATAACGAAGAGCTAGATCTTCTTATGtatcactaatatatatatatatataatagtactcATGATATTCAACTTCAAGCTTCGTCAACTACTCAATTTTTCCATTTTGACGATGTAAA contains:
- the LOC122310637 gene encoding leucine-rich repeat protein 1-like → MKIWAMFHLLPAFLLLSSLSEITKANLEGDALYALRRAVKDPNGVLASWDPTLVDPCTWFHVTCDGDNRVTRLDLGNAKLSGNLVPELGKLERLQYLELYMNNLAGSIPEELGGLNSLVSLDLYHNNLTGCIPGSFSKLSNLKFLRLNSNNLTGRIPRELTKLGNLKILDVSHNDLCGTFPTSGSFSKFSEESFKNNPRLEGPELMGFVRYDVGGSC